A genomic stretch from Corallincola holothuriorum includes:
- the aceB gene encoding malate synthase A: protein MTAPPASRELHIQGEVTNAYREVLTVDAMSLVADLVRKFAPERRDLLANRQRRQQAFDAGALPDFLEETKDIRNSDWQIRGIPEDLLDRRVEITGPVERKMVINALNADVKVFMADFEDSLSPTWDAVVQGQINLRDAVNRNIDYIDPNSGKHYQLSDDPAVLICRVRGLHLDEKHVLFQGEAIPGALFDFALYFLNNYRQLLNSGSGPYFYIPKLQSHHEAAWWSRIFSYVEDRYCLERGTIKATLLIETLPAVFEMNEILYAMKDHIVALNCGRWDYIFSYIKTLKNHSDRVLPDRQQVGMAQPFLNAYSRLLIRTCHRRGAMAMGGMAAFIPSKDAEQNEAVLEKVRQDKEREANNGHDGTWIAHPGLAATAQGIFSRVLGQRKNQLDISREEDAEITADDLLQPCEGTRTEAGMRLNIRIAVQYIEAWISGNGCVPIYGLMEDAATAEICRTSIWQWIRHGKALDSGEVVTPELFTRLLSEEMLVLAEELGDIKYRQGRFEEAAALMEKITLDEQLVEFLTLPGYRRLN, encoded by the coding sequence ATGACAGCACCACCAGCCAGCCGTGAGCTACATATTCAGGGTGAAGTGACCAACGCGTATCGTGAGGTGTTAACCGTCGATGCTATGTCGCTGGTGGCCGATCTGGTGAGAAAGTTTGCTCCTGAACGTCGCGATCTACTGGCCAATCGCCAGCGTCGTCAGCAAGCATTTGATGCCGGCGCCTTGCCAGACTTCCTTGAAGAAACCAAAGATATCCGCAATTCAGATTGGCAGATCCGGGGGATCCCGGAAGACTTATTGGACCGCCGTGTGGAGATCACCGGGCCGGTTGAACGCAAGATGGTGATCAATGCGCTGAATGCTGATGTCAAAGTGTTTATGGCTGACTTTGAAGATTCACTGTCACCCACTTGGGATGCGGTTGTGCAGGGGCAAATCAACCTGCGTGATGCGGTCAATCGTAACATTGACTATATCGACCCCAACAGCGGCAAGCACTATCAGTTGAGCGACGATCCTGCGGTATTGATCTGCCGTGTGCGCGGGCTGCATTTAGATGAAAAACACGTCTTGTTCCAAGGCGAGGCCATTCCTGGTGCGCTATTCGATTTTGCGCTCTATTTCTTGAATAACTATCGTCAGCTTCTAAATAGTGGCAGTGGTCCCTATTTCTATATTCCCAAGCTGCAGAGTCACCATGAAGCGGCTTGGTGGAGTCGTATCTTCAGCTATGTCGAAGATCGTTACTGCCTCGAGCGCGGCACGATAAAGGCAACGCTGTTGATTGAGACCCTGCCTGCCGTGTTTGAGATGAATGAAATTTTGTACGCAATGAAAGACCATATTGTGGCGTTAAACTGTGGCCGCTGGGATTACATCTTCAGTTATATCAAAACGCTAAAAAATCATTCTGATCGCGTACTTCCTGACCGCCAGCAGGTGGGGATGGCACAACCATTCCTAAATGCCTATTCCCGTTTGTTAATCCGTACTTGTCATCGTCGCGGGGCGATGGCCATGGGCGGTATGGCGGCCTTTATTCCCAGCAAAGATGCTGAACAAAATGAAGCGGTACTGGAAAAAGTAAGGCAAGACAAAGAGCGTGAGGCCAATAACGGTCATGACGGTACTTGGATTGCACACCCTGGTTTGGCGGCTACGGCGCAAGGCATATTTAGTCGTGTGCTAGGTCAGCGCAAAAATCAACTGGATATTAGCCGTGAAGAGGACGCCGAAATTACCGCTGATGACTTGCTGCAACCTTGCGAAGGTACCCGCACTGAAGCAGGCATGCGGCTCAATATCCGTATTGCAGTGCAATATATCGAAGCGTGGATCTCCGGCAATGGCTGTGTGCCGATTTATGGTTTGATGGAAGATGCGGCCACCGCAGAGATTTGCCGAACCTCAATATGGCAATGGATCCGTCATGGTAAAGCCTTGGATAGCGGCGAGGTGGTTACCCCAGAACTGTTTACCCGTTTGTTGAGCGAAGAGATGTTGGTGTTAGCCGAAGAGCTGGGCGACATCAAATACCGCCAAGGTCGATTTGAGGAAGCAGCGGCCTTGATGGAAAAGATCACGCTGGACGAACAGCTCGTTGAATTTTTAACCCTGCCGGGTTACCGGCGACTTAATTGA
- a CDS encoding TIGR00341 family protein, with product MMCFLLFDMAQQEVVKKQLLPMLAEHELTPVAFNPHELPNWPEDARVLLYLSDDQISELLPCATDKQWQFGFLPHPNAVHAIKGGGVSSKLLQAVEDGLNNKARSVDLLLCNGRLVLNSVVIGDVFGLRPGGAIEGVWAKFKHLLSSGRRLGELVPKRYELITGNDEKIVTAAMGITVVEHGKNSVMGRRLLPGSHINDGMFHAILLAPRSLMEMYRFLLSSVFHRNSGSVPRSVGIIKTASLSVRSNGGMEYRHDGCEICAKELVFENQAKRLSLVSGRLLAIEEGASDSKEQRKIQHLPSGGAIEQMTKRPLSWIAHAATDEFKELYQALRENATPSNVFLTLMILSTLLASVGLFANSPPVIIGAMILAPLMGPIISLAMAIARQDESLLKGSLYTLFTGLALALGFAVVATWLIPLQQVTPEISARLRPNLLDLAVAVISGIAGAYAHARAALAKSLAGVAIAVALVPPLAVTGIGIGWGDTGIMWGAFLLFLTNLSGIVLAGAVTFLVLGFAPFSRAKRGLILSALAVVLVSIPLALSFVQVVHKTKLIKQLEGRLIDDIRLAEVRVVSSRPITVSVKLVAPRPLTASDYQNTKRAVEAVMKQPVVLEASSSLRLQ from the coding sequence ATGATGTGCTTTCTACTGTTCGATATGGCCCAGCAAGAGGTCGTTAAAAAACAGCTTTTGCCGATGTTGGCTGAGCATGAGCTGACCCCAGTGGCGTTTAACCCCCATGAGCTCCCCAATTGGCCGGAAGACGCGCGGGTGCTTCTATACCTTTCAGATGATCAGATCTCGGAATTACTTCCCTGTGCCACTGATAAGCAGTGGCAGTTTGGCTTTCTTCCTCACCCCAACGCGGTACATGCAATTAAAGGTGGCGGCGTCAGTAGCAAGTTATTACAAGCGGTAGAGGATGGACTGAATAACAAAGCCAGGAGTGTTGATCTGCTGTTGTGCAACGGCCGGCTGGTGCTGAATTCGGTAGTGATTGGCGATGTTTTTGGGTTACGCCCAGGCGGTGCCATTGAAGGAGTATGGGCTAAGTTTAAGCACCTGTTGTCGTCGGGGCGTCGATTGGGCGAACTGGTGCCAAAACGCTATGAGTTAATCACCGGCAACGATGAGAAAATAGTGACTGCAGCAATGGGGATCACCGTTGTTGAGCATGGCAAAAACTCAGTGATGGGACGTCGGTTACTGCCTGGTTCCCATATCAATGACGGTATGTTTCACGCCATCTTGCTGGCGCCAAGAAGTTTGATGGAGATGTACCGCTTTTTGTTGTCTTCCGTGTTTCATCGAAACAGCGGCTCTGTGCCGCGCAGTGTCGGCATCATTAAAACCGCCAGTTTAAGCGTGCGCTCGAATGGGGGCATGGAGTACCGGCATGATGGCTGTGAGATCTGTGCCAAGGAGCTTGTCTTCGAAAACCAAGCGAAGCGCTTGTCTCTCGTTTCTGGCCGGTTGTTGGCAATAGAGGAGGGCGCTAGCGACAGCAAGGAACAGCGCAAAATACAACATCTGCCGTCAGGCGGGGCGATTGAACAGATGACCAAGCGGCCACTTAGCTGGATCGCTCATGCAGCCACCGATGAATTCAAAGAGCTATATCAAGCGCTGCGAGAAAATGCCACGCCTTCCAATGTCTTTCTGACCTTGATGATCTTGTCGACACTGTTGGCCTCTGTGGGGCTGTTTGCCAATTCACCGCCGGTGATTATTGGGGCGATGATCTTGGCGCCATTGATGGGACCCATTATTTCATTGGCGATGGCAATTGCGCGGCAAGATGAGTCCTTGCTCAAGGGTAGCCTTTATACCCTGTTTACTGGTTTGGCGTTGGCATTAGGCTTTGCGGTGGTCGCGACTTGGTTGATCCCGTTGCAACAAGTGACACCTGAAATATCGGCACGGCTCAGGCCGAACTTACTAGACCTGGCTGTCGCCGTGATCTCGGGTATTGCGGGGGCTTACGCCCATGCGCGAGCTGCTTTGGCTAAAAGCCTGGCCGGTGTTGCCATTGCGGTTGCGTTAGTACCGCCTTTAGCGGTTACCGGGATCGGTATCGGTTGGGGAGATACCGGTATTATGTGGGGTGCCTTTTTGCTTTTCCTGACTAACTTGTCGGGGATTGTGTTGGCCGGCGCTGTGACCTTTCTGGTATTGGGGTTTGCCCCATTTAGCCGGGCAAAGCGAGGCTTGATCCTATCGGCACTGGCGGTTGTTCTGGTGAGTATTCCTCTTGCTCTTAGCTTCGTTCAGGTAGTCCACAAAACGAAGTTGATTAAGCAGTTAGAGGGGCGGTTGATTGATGATATTCGTTTGGCAGAGGTTCGGGTAGTTTCATCAAGACCGATCACTGTGTCGGTAAAACTCGTGGCACCGAGGCCGCTGACCGCCTCTGACTATCAAAATACCAAGCGTGCAGTGGAAGCGGTGATGAAGCAGCCCGTTGTGCTCGAAGCCAGCAGCTCTTTGCGTCTGCAATAA